The genome window GATCGCAAAGGAAGTTCCCACGAAATGCAACGCACGGTTTACAGGATGCGCATGTTCTCCCAAATAGAACGGCCAAAATTCTTTGAAAGTTGTATATGTCTTTGGAGCTGCCTCAGTTGTCATAAGTACCAATCCTCTTTTTCTACGATTTTACGCTCCGCGCTTCGAAAAAGCAAGCATTTGACTCAAAACAGATTCAAGCCGTTTCCTTCCAGAGATTCCACGTATTCGAAATAGGACTTGAGTTTGAATTTTTTAGCGGTGGATTCGGATGACATATAGCGTATGCTACCGAAAACGTTTCGTTCGGGAAACCAAGGCCGATCGAACAAACCGAAACACCATAAGATTCCCGTATACGAATTCGGATCTCGTCCGTCATACGCGTATTTGTTGTTCAAATCTTCGAGAATCGTAAACGCCGTTTCATAGTCGGGGGTCCATTCGATGATCTTCTTTCCCCAAAGCATCCGCAGATAATTGTGCATCGATCCGGTCAAAACGAGCTCCTTCTGAGCCGCGTTCCAAACTGCGTCATGCGTCTTTGCGTTCTCGAGCTGCTCCTTCGTATAAAGATACGGACGAATATCGTTTTTGTGAAAATCCAAATTCTTCTGTAGCCAATCGGGAAGAATGGAAAGGTCTTTTCGAAACGAAGGTTGTTTCCAAAACATCAAGAAACCCACGTCCCTCCAAGTGACGAGTTCGTCCAGAAAAGAATTCACATTGTCGTCCGGATGATAAAAACCTTCCTTTCGATTTTTATTTTCGGGAACGATCACTCCGGGATTCCAAGGTTCGTCCAAGTTCCAATCCAGAACGGCGCTTACGACTTCTTCCTGAGAAATATGACCGAAGTGGAGATAGGGAGACAACAAGGAAGAATACGATTCTTTCGGATCTCGAGGCTGACTTCTAAGTTCCGCATAACCGTTCAATCCTTGTTTTAAAAAACGTTTGAGAAGTTTTAATCCCTCTTCCCTTCCTCCGATTTTACCCGTAACCGGCAAAACGTCCGGACAGAGAAAATTCACTTTTTTGCATATAGTTTCGATCTTCTTCTCATCCCCGTCGAACCAAACGATCTTGGAAAACGGAGAATCCGGATTCTTCCTAAGCGAAGATCCGTTCGTGTTTACGTAAGGTTTTCCCGGTTTACGGGAAGATCGAAACTTCCAGGCTTCGGCGAACAATTTGTGAACTCGAGGCCGGAGGATTCTCGCGGCGGAAGCGAATTCTCCGTAAAGGCTCAAAGGAATGATGGAGTTCGAATCGACGGCGAGCAGCTTGCATTCGATTCTTTTGCCGACTTCGTTTAACAATTCGGGAACGATATAAGCCGGATAATCGTCCGTGACGACAAGCGCGGCCGTAGACGCGATTCTCCCGAAAACCTCCGTGATCGGGTTGTCCGTAGTTTCCACAAAGGCGCGGTAATTCAACCCGAGTTTGTTCGCCTCTTTCGCGTTCGCCGCCATCCCCTCGAGAAGAAAACGATGCAACCTCGGCGAACTCCAAGGATAATCCATTTTCAGAGGTTCGTAGATCCAGAGTTCCTTTTCGTATTTTTGGGAAAGATGAATCGCGTAATCCAGGGAATGATTCCATGCCAACCGTCTCGCCATGGACATCCAATACAGAAGAATCGGCTTTTCCTCCCGAACCGGCTTTTGATTGAGATCGCGGACCCGGATCAGATTTTCTTTCGGAAACATTTTCTTCTTTTCACGCGCTTCGGAAGTTTTTTCCTTAGACGCAGAAAGAATCGATTCGTTTTGAAATTTCTTCCCGATTCTTTTTTCTCGTCATCGAATTTTAGCACTCTCTCACCTAAAGTGCTTGACCCTTTTTCAACGAATTTTTAAATGGAAAACTACAGTAAGCACTCTTCCTCATGCAGTGCTAATTAACGATAATAAGGAGTTAGTCTATGGCATCGATTAAACCTCTGGGTGACAGAGTCCTCGTAGAACCAAGACAGGAAGCCGAGGAAAAGATCGGTAGCATTTTCGTTCCTGACACGGCAAAAGAAAAACCTCAAGAAGGGAAAGTCGTAGAAGTCGGAAGCGGCAAATACGAAGACGGGAAACTCGTTCCTCTCGAAGTGAAGGTAGGCGATACCGTCCTTTACGGAAAATATTCCGGAACTGAAATCAAATCCGAAGGCAAAGAATATCTCATCATCCGTGAAAGCGATATTCTCGCCGTTGTTAAAAAATAATCAGGAGTGAATCATGGCTAAAGATATAGAATACAACGAAACAGCAAGACGCAAGCTCCTCGAAGGTGTGAACAAACTCGCGAACGCGGTGAAAGTTACCCTCGGGCCTAAGGGTCGCAACGTAGTGATCGATAAAAAATTCGGCGCGCCTACCATCACTAAAGACGGCGTTACCGTTGCGAAAGAAATCGAACTCGAAGACGCTCTGGAAAACATGGGCGCGCAAATGGTGAAAGAAGTTTCCACAAAGACGAACGACGTCGCAGGTGACGGAACCACTACCGCAACCATTCTCGCTCAATCCATCATCAACGAAGGTTTGAAAAACGTAACCGCGGGCGCAAACCCGATGTCTCTCAAAAGAGGAATCGACAAAGCGGTTGCCGCTGCGGTGGAAAGCATTCAAAAAAGAGCGGTTAAGATCGAAAACAAAAAAGACATCGCAAACGTTGCGACGATCTCCGCTAACAACGATACTACGATCGGTAATCTGATCGCGGACGCGATGGACAAAGTCGGTAAAGACGGAGTCATCACTGTGGAAGAAGCGAAGTCCATCGAAACAACTCTCGACGTAGTTGAAGGGATGCAGTTCGACAGAGGATACATTTCTCCTTATATGGTGACCGATCCGGAAGCGATGACTGCGACTCTGAACGATCCTTTCATCCTCATCTACGACAAAAAGATCTCCTCTATGAAAGATCTGATCCACGTTCTTGAAAAAGTGGCTCAAGCGGGAAAACCTCTCGTGATCATCTCCGAAGAAGTGGAAGGAGAAGCTCTCGCTACGATCGTAGTCAACACTCTCAGAAAAACCATCTCTTGCGTTGCTGTAAAAGCTCCTGGATTCGGCGACAGAAGAAAATCGATGCTCGAAGACATCGCGATTCTGACCGGCGGACAAGTGATTTCCGAAGACCTCGGAATGAAACTCGAGAACACCACTCTTCAAATGCTCGGTCGCGCGAACAAAGTGACCGTGGATAAAGAGAACACCACCATCATCGAAGGCAAAGGCCAAACGAAAGACATTCAAGGAAGAATCGGTCAGATCAAAAAACAGATCGAAGACACCACTTCCGAGTATGACAAGGAAAAACTCCAAGAAAGACTCGCAAAACTCGCAGGCGGGGTTGCGGTGATTCACGTCGGAGCGGCTACCGAAGTTGAAATGAAAGAGAAAAAAGCCCGTGTGGAAGACGCTCTTTCCGCAACTCGCGCCGCGGTGGAAGAAGGAATCGTTCCAGGCGGCGGTTTGACTCTTCTCAAAGCGCAGGAAGCCGTTGGCGGATTGAAACTCGAAGGCGACGAAGCCACCGGAGCAAAAATCATCTTCAGAGCTTTGGAAGAACCGATCCGCATGATCACTTCCAACGCAGGTCTGGAAGGTTCCGTAATCGTAGAACACGCGAAGGCGAAAAAAGGAAACGAAGGTTTCAACGCTCTTACGATGGTTTGGGAAGATATGATCCAAGCCGGAGTCGTCGACCCTGCGAAAGTGGTTCGTTCCGCTCTTCAAAACGCGGCTTCTATCGGTTCCATGATTCTGACTACCGAAGTTACGATCACCGATAAACCGGAAAAAGACGCTCCAAACCCGATGGCGGGAATGGGCGGCGGTATGGGAGGAATGGGCGGAATGATGTAATTCATCCGAACGTTCTTTACCAATCGCAAAAAGGCGGTCGAGGTTCCCCTCTTCCGCCTTTTTTTGTTTTCAAGGATCGGATTTTCAAAAAACATTTCCGAACTATGAACCGATTGAAACTGATTCTTCTTACGTTATTCGTCGTTCCCGGATTGGGCATTTATTCCGAGAACAAACAAACCGTAACCGTCTCCGGGAGCGGAACCGCGGTCGTGGAAACGGACTACATCCAGATGACCTTTGCCGTGGAAGTCGAGGAAGCGAACGCAAAAACGGCCCAGGAAAAGAATCTCGAAAGAACGTCTAACGTGATCCAGGCGCTCTCCAAAGAATTCAAAATTTCCCCCAAGGATATATACAGCACCGATTACACTCTGCAAAGACAATATCTTCAGGACGGAAAACAAAGGCCGTATCTGTCCACGTCCGGAATTCTTTTAAAACTCAGGAACTTAAAACTTTATAAAGACGTATTGCTGGAACTTCAAAAGTTGGGAGTCAACAACGTAAGCGGAATCGAATTCAAGTCGGATTCCACTTCCAAACAGGAAAAAGACGCGCTCGTTTCCGCGTATGAAGACGCGAAAAACAAGGCGCTGGTTCTCGCCAATGCGATCGGCAAAAAAGAAGTCACGGCGATCAAAATCGTCGAATCCGATTCCGCGGCGTATCAACAGGTGGTTTATCAGATGAAAGGAAGAGAAAGCGATTCTTCGCCGCTTTCCGTGGGGGAACGAAAGATCCAAGCCAAGGTTTTAATCGAGTTCGAAGTCCGCTAAGAACTCTTAATTCTTCTTGCTTTCTATCCCGAAACC of Leptospira sanjuanensis contains these proteins:
- the groES gene encoding co-chaperone GroES — translated: MASIKPLGDRVLVEPRQEAEEKIGSIFVPDTAKEKPQEGKVVEVGSGKYEDGKLVPLEVKVGDTVLYGKYSGTEIKSEGKEYLIIRESDILAVVKK
- a CDS encoding deoxyribodipyrimidine photolyase, with the translated sequence MFPKENLIRVRDLNQKPVREEKPILLYWMSMARRLAWNHSLDYAIHLSQKYEKELWIYEPLKMDYPWSSPRLHRFLLEGMAANAKEANKLGLNYRAFVETTDNPITEVFGRIASTAALVVTDDYPAYIVPELLNEVGKRIECKLLAVDSNSIIPLSLYGEFASAARILRPRVHKLFAEAWKFRSSRKPGKPYVNTNGSSLRKNPDSPFSKIVWFDGDEKKIETICKKVNFLCPDVLPVTGKIGGREEGLKLLKRFLKQGLNGYAELRSQPRDPKESYSSLLSPYLHFGHISQEEVVSAVLDWNLDEPWNPGVIVPENKNRKEGFYHPDDNVNSFLDELVTWRDVGFLMFWKQPSFRKDLSILPDWLQKNLDFHKNDIRPYLYTKEQLENAKTHDAVWNAAQKELVLTGSMHNYLRMLWGKKIIEWTPDYETAFTILEDLNNKYAYDGRDPNSYTGILWCFGLFDRPWFPERNVFGSIRYMSSESTAKKFKLKSYFEYVESLEGNGLNLF
- a CDS encoding SIMPL domain-containing protein, whose translation is MNRLKLILLTLFVVPGLGIYSENKQTVTVSGSGTAVVETDYIQMTFAVEVEEANAKTAQEKNLERTSNVIQALSKEFKISPKDIYSTDYTLQRQYLQDGKQRPYLSTSGILLKLRNLKLYKDVLLELQKLGVNNVSGIEFKSDSTSKQEKDALVSAYEDAKNKALVLANAIGKKEVTAIKIVESDSAAYQQVVYQMKGRESDSSPLSVGERKIQAKVLIEFEVR
- the groL gene encoding chaperonin GroEL (60 kDa chaperone family; promotes refolding of misfolded polypeptides especially under stressful conditions; forms two stacked rings of heptamers to form a barrel-shaped 14mer; ends can be capped by GroES; misfolded proteins enter the barrel where they are refolded when GroES binds); the protein is MAKDIEYNETARRKLLEGVNKLANAVKVTLGPKGRNVVIDKKFGAPTITKDGVTVAKEIELEDALENMGAQMVKEVSTKTNDVAGDGTTTATILAQSIINEGLKNVTAGANPMSLKRGIDKAVAAAVESIQKRAVKIENKKDIANVATISANNDTTIGNLIADAMDKVGKDGVITVEEAKSIETTLDVVEGMQFDRGYISPYMVTDPEAMTATLNDPFILIYDKKISSMKDLIHVLEKVAQAGKPLVIISEEVEGEALATIVVNTLRKTISCVAVKAPGFGDRRKSMLEDIAILTGGQVISEDLGMKLENTTLQMLGRANKVTVDKENTTIIEGKGQTKDIQGRIGQIKKQIEDTTSEYDKEKLQERLAKLAGGVAVIHVGAATEVEMKEKKARVEDALSATRAAVEEGIVPGGGLTLLKAQEAVGGLKLEGDEATGAKIIFRALEEPIRMITSNAGLEGSVIVEHAKAKKGNEGFNALTMVWEDMIQAGVVDPAKVVRSALQNAASIGSMILTTEVTITDKPEKDAPNPMAGMGGGMGGMGGMM